Genomic window (Bradyrhizobium sp. 186):
TGCATCGCCGCCGGCGAATCCGTGTGCTGCATGATGACGTCGGCGCCCTGGTCGATCAGCGCCTTTGCGGCATCGGCTTCCTTGCCCGGATCGAACCAGGTGTTGGCCCAGATGATCTTGACCTTGATGTTCGGGTTGATGGTTTGCGCCGCGACGATCGTCGCGTTAATGCCGGAGACGACCTCGGGAATCGGGAACGAGCCGATATAGCCGAGCACGCCGGACTTCGACATCTTGGCTGCGATCAGGCCCTGGATGTAGCGGCCCTGGTACCACTTGGCCGAGTACGTCGACATGTTCTTGTCGCGCTTGTAGCCGGTCGAATGCTCGAAATGCACGTTGGGATATTTCTTCGCGACCTTCAGTGTCGGATCCATGTAGCCGAACGACGTGGTGAAGATCAGCTTGTTGCCGGCGCGGACGAGCTGCTCGATCGCACGCTCTGCATCGGGGCCTTCGGGGACGTTCTCGAGATAGGTGGTCTCGATCTTGTCGCCCAATTCCTTCACCAGCGCCTGGCGCGCGAGGTCGTGCTGGTAGGTCCACCCCAGGTCGCCGATCGGACCCAAATAGATGAAGCCGACTTTCAGCTTGTCGGCGGCGGAGGCTGCACTGACGCTCCCGGCAAGCAAAAGCCAGGCAGCCAGCGCAAGAAGTGTTTTCCTCATCATCAATCTCCAAACAGTCGGGGAAAGCCACAATCCGCAACGTGCGCGCCCCATCGCGCACGCCGCGGAAATCAAACTCAGCGGTCAGGCACAAACACGGTGCCGAGCGCGGCCGGTGCGGTCGAGCCGCCGGTGCGCGCGCGGGACAGCAGGACCAGAACGATGACGGTCGCGAGATAAGGCAACGCAGACATGAACTGCGAAGGAATGCCGACGCCCCAGCCCTGCGCGTGCAGTTGCAGGATCGTCACCGCGCCGAACAGGTAGGCGCCGACCACGAGCCGGCCCGGCCGCCAGGACGAGAACACGACCAGTGCCAGTGCGATCCAGCCGCGGCCCGCGGTCATGCCGGGAATGAAGAACGGGGTGTAGGCGAGCGGCAGATAGGCGCCGGCAAGGCCTGCGCAGGCGCCGCCGAACATCACGGCGAAGGTGCGGATGCGCAGCACGGGATAGCCGAGCGCATGCGCTGAGACGTGGTTGTCGCCACAGGCGCGAAGGATCAAACCCGGTCGCGTGCGGTACAGGAACCACCAGACGCCGACGATCAGCGCCAGCGAGAAATAGACGAAGGCGTCCTCGCCGAACAGCACGCGGCCGATCAGCGGGATGTCGGTGAGGCCGGGAATATAGAGATGTACCGCCGGCGTGATGCGCTCGCCGACGAAGCCGGCACCGATCAGGCCCGACAGGCCGACGCCCAGGATGGTCAGCGCGAGACCCGTTGCGACCTGGTTGACGGCAAGACCGAGCGCCATCAGCGCAAAGATCAGCGACATCAACATGCCCGCGACGATGCCGAACAGCGCGCCGATGAAGATCGAGCCGGTCAACCACGCTCCGGCGAAGCCGCAGGCCGCGCCGACGATCATCATGCCCTCGACGCCGAGGTTGAGCACGCCGGCGCGTTCGGTCACGAGTTCGCCGGTCGCCGCGATCAGGAGCGGCGTCGAGGCGGCGAGCACTGCCAGGATGATGGCCTCAACCAGTTCCACGGGCCACCTGACGGTTCGGGAAGACCAGTTTGAAGCGGTAGAGGATGAGGGAATCGCAGGCGAGCACGTAGAACAGCAGAATGCCCTGAAAAACCTTGGTGACGTCCAACGGGATCTTCATCGCGATCTGCGCTTGCTCGCCGCCGATAAAGGTCAATGCGAGAAAAAGACCTGCAATTAGTATTCCAAGCGGGTTCAATCGCCCGAGAAAAGCAACGATGATCGCGGTAAAGCCGTAGCCGGGCGAGATGCCGGGCTGGAGGTGGCCGACGGGGCCCGCAACCTCGACGATGCCCGCGAGGCCCGCTAACGCGCCGGAGACGGCGAAGGTCAGGATGATCAGCTGGTTGGCGTTGAAGCCGCCGAACCGTGCGGCGCGGGGCGCGGCACCGACCACGCGGATCTCAAATCCCTTGATGGTTCGCCCGAGCAGGATCGCCGCCGCCGCGACGACGAGCAGCGCGATGATCGAGCCGAGATGCAGCCGGCCGCCTTCGATCAGCAGCGGAACCGTTGCGACCGGATCGAACTCGGCCGTGGTCGGGAAGTTGAAGCCGTGCGGGTCGCGCCAGGGCCCGCGCACGAGGTAATCAAGAAAGAGATCGGCGACATAGACCAGCATCAGGCTGGTCAGGATTTCGCTGGCGCCGAACTTCACCTTGCAGATCGCCGGGATCAGCGCGTAGAGCGCACCCGCGGCCGCTGCGAGAACGAACATCGCCGGCAGGACCCAGGCGCCGGCGTCGGTGCCTTGGGTCTTCACCGCGATCCAGCTTCCGGCTACCGCGCCGATCAGGAATTGCCCCTCGGCTCCGATGTTCCAGGCATTGGCGAGGTAGCAGAGCGATAGCCCGATCGCGATCATCACCAGCGGCGTCGCCTTCACCGCGATCTCCTGAAGCGAATAGCTGTCGGTCAAGGGCGCGATGAAATAGGCATGCAGCGCCAGAAGCGGGTTCTTGCCGAGGATCGCGAACAGGATGGTCATGGTCACGATCGTCAAGCCGATCGCGATCAGCGGAGAGACCAGCGCGATCGTGTTGGAGCGCTCGGCGCGCTTCTCAAGCACCAACTGCATGCGCGGCCTCCTTCGGCTCCAGGCTGCTTCCGCCCATCAACAGGCCGAGCTTCTCGCGCGTCGCTTCGCTGGTAGCTAGCGGTTCCGACAGCCGGCCGTGGAACATCACGGCGATGCGGTCGGCAATCTCGGCGAGCTCGTCGAGATCCTGGCTGGTCACCAGCACAGCGGCGCCCGCGACTGCCAGATCGAGCAGCGCCTGGCGGATCACGGCGGCGGCGCCGGCATCGACGCCCCAGGTCGGCTGGCTCACCACCAGCACCGCCGGGTTGCGCAGGATTTCGCGGCCCACGATGAATTTCTGCAAATTGCCGCCGGAGAGGCTCGCGGCTTCCGGATCGCGCTTGGCCTTGCGGACGTCGAAGGTTTCGGTCGCGCGGTCCACGGTCTTCAGCGTGGCCGCCGTGTCGATGAAACCGCGATGAACCATGCCGCTGGCCGCGTGCCCGGTGAGCAGCGCATTCTCCGACAGCTTCATGCGCGGCGCGGTGCCGTGGCCGAGCCGCTCTTCAGGCACGAAAGCCGCGCCCAGCTTGCGCCGCCGGGTGATCGAGAGGTGGCCAGCGGCGATGCCTTCGATCACAATTGTGCCGGGGTCCCTCGACAGCCGCTCGCCGGACAGCGCAGCGAACAGCTCGTCCTGGCCATTGCCGGCGACGCCGGCGATGCCCAGAATTTCGCCGCCCTTCAGCTCGAACGAGATGTGCTCGAGCCGCACGCCATGCGCTTC
Coding sequences:
- a CDS encoding ABC transporter permease, whose translation is MQLVLEKRAERSNTIALVSPLIAIGLTIVTMTILFAILGKNPLLALHAYFIAPLTDSYSLQEIAVKATPLVMIAIGLSLCYLANAWNIGAEGQFLIGAVAGSWIAVKTQGTDAGAWVLPAMFVLAAAAGALYALIPAICKVKFGASEILTSLMLVYVADLFLDYLVRGPWRDPHGFNFPTTAEFDPVATVPLLIEGGRLHLGSIIALLVVAAAAILLGRTIKGFEIRVVGAAPRAARFGGFNANQLIILTFAVSGALAGLAGIVEVAGPVGHLQPGISPGYGFTAIIVAFLGRLNPLGILIAGLFLALTFIGGEQAQIAMKIPLDVTKVFQGILLFYVLACDSLILYRFKLVFPNRQVARGTG
- a CDS encoding ABC transporter permease, which translates into the protein MELVEAIILAVLAASTPLLIAATGELVTERAGVLNLGVEGMMIVGAACGFAGAWLTGSIFIGALFGIVAGMLMSLIFALMALGLAVNQVATGLALTILGVGLSGLIGAGFVGERITPAVHLYIPGLTDIPLIGRVLFGEDAFVYFSLALIVGVWWFLYRTRPGLILRACGDNHVSAHALGYPVLRIRTFAVMFGGACAGLAGAYLPLAYTPFFIPGMTAGRGWIALALVVFSSWRPGRLVVGAYLFGAVTILQLHAQGWGVGIPSQFMSALPYLATVIVLVLLSRARTGGSTAPAALGTVFVPDR
- a CDS encoding BMP family ABC transporter substrate-binding protein, with amino-acid sequence MRKTLLALAAWLLLAGSVSAASAADKLKVGFIYLGPIGDLGWTYQHDLARQALVKELGDKIETTYLENVPEGPDAERAIEQLVRAGNKLIFTTSFGYMDPTLKVAKKYPNVHFEHSTGYKRDKNMSTYSAKWYQGRYIQGLIAAKMSKSGVLGYIGSFPIPEVVSGINATIVAAQTINPNIKVKIIWANTWFDPGKEADAAKALIDQGADVIMQHTDSPAAMQIASERGKLAFGQDSEMIKFGPKTQLTSILDTWGPYYIARVKAELDGTWKSEDTWGGLDSHMFAMAPYTNMPDDVKKLAEDAQAAITAGKLHPFKCPVVGQDGKPVECKGGDHLDDGQILGMNFYVKGIDDKLPGK